The segment CACAACCGCCTGGTCGTCGCCGTGCTCGGCCAGCTTGTCGTGGCCGATGACCGTGCCCAGGCGCACGCCGATAACGTCGCGGGAGGCGTGCTTCAGGTTCTCATGGGGCAACAGCACGGTGCGCAGCCGGGGATGGATAAGGCCCAAGGTCTGAAACAGGCCCGAGTTGCGGCCGTCGAAGAAGACCGGCAGGGCTGCGGCCCCGGTCTTGCGGATCATGCGGCCGATCATGGGACTCCAGTTCGGGTCGCCCACGCGCCGTTTCTTGACCTTCAGGCTCGACACTTCGCCCGCCGGGAAAACCACCAGCATACCGCCGTCCTTGAGCCAACGCATACAGGCCTTTAGACCGGCGATGTTCTTTCGCGAGGACTCGGCGCCCCCGAACGGGTCCACCTGAATGATGAGGTCGTCCATCTCCGGGATCATGCCGAGCATGAAATTGGCCATGATCTTGATGTCGGAGCGGACCTCCCGAAGGATGCGGACCAGCAAAAGCCCCTCAAGCACGCCGAAGGGATGGTTACAGACAGCCACCAGCGGCCCGGTGCGCGGCACCCGGCTGACGGGCTGGCCGTCGACGGAGAAACGCACCCCGAGCAGATCGAGGGCCTTGTCCACAAAAGAGCCGTCCCCTCCATCCTGCAACGTCGAGTACAGGGAATTGAGGGTGTCGAGCCTGAGGACTTTGGCCAGCGGCCTCCTGACCATGGAAAAAAGGGTGTGGCGAACGGGGTCGTTGAAAGGCGAATCCAGATTGAACAGCGGACCGGCTAGGCGATCTTCCATTTTCATCCTCCTAAATATGGTTGCCAGACCATACTCGGGCAGCCGCCCTCCCTTCGCGCCACATCCATGACATTTCAGCGCATTTTGGTGACGTCTTTCAGGCGGTGGTGTGACGCCGCCGACCGGCTCGCACTTGCCTGCTCCCGGTTACCATTTCCATGGAAAAGGATTTGAGAACAGGTGACATATTTTCGGATTCCCGGTATGGGGAATGTAAAAAAACAACCCGCGTTACAGGAGAAACGCATGTCAGCCAAATCGAAACCGGCCGGATATCCGCCCATCATGGCCCTGGGCATTCCTGAAATCGACGAACAACACGAAACCTTCTTCGCCATGCTCGGCCGCATCGACACGGTGTCGCCGGACATGTATCGCCAGCTCGATGACGACGAAACCGACAACATGCTCGACATCATGAGCGATCTCAAAGACTTCGCCATGCAGCACTTCAGTTTCGAGGAAAACCTCATGGACGAGGCCGACTACCCCGGCCTGGACGGCCAGCAGGATTCCCACGAACGGTTCCTGGACGATATCACCCGCCTGGAAGCCGAGCTCATGAACGGCACCTCCGTGCCGCCCGTCAAGCTCCACGGATTCCTTGCCGACTGGTTCGCCGAACACGTCCGTGAGATGGATCTGCCCTTCGCGGAATTCAGAAAAAAATCCGCAGAATAGGGGCCGCCGCCCTCCGCTTTTCCCCATTCCTCCGTCGGCCGCAGGCGGACCATATTTTTTTTGTCCGTTCGGGTTGACTCCTGCCATGCCGTGTTTATCTAACAGCAAGCCGGGCGGCTCATGTCGCTCGGCGCAAACATTCAAAAAATCCATTTTGGAGGTATAAGAGGATGAAATTGAAACCGCTGAACGACCGAGTCCTGGTCAAGCGTCTGGAAACGGAAGAGAAAACCGCGGGTGGCATCTACATCCCGGATTCCGCAAAGGAAAAGCCCATGAAGGGTGAAGTCGTGGCCGTCGGCCCCGGCAAGCTGGACGAGGCCGGCAAGCGCGTGAACACCACCGTCAAGGCAGGCGATCTGGTCCTGTTTGCCAAGTACGCCGGAACCGAAATCAGCATTGACGGCGAAGAGCACCTGGTCATGCGCGAGGACGATATCCTCGCCATCGTCGAATAGCTCCATATCCGGTACCAATACACTAAACACAATTTTTATATTTAAGGAGAATACACCATGGCGAAAGATATTCTTTTCGATGCCAAGGCCCGTGAGAAACTGAAAGCGGGTGTGGACAAGCTGGCCAACGCGGTCAAAGTCACCCTCGGACCCAAGGGCCGCAACGTCGTGATGGAGAAGTCCTTCGGCTCCCCCGTCATCACCAAGGACGGCGTGTCCGTCGCCAAGGAAATCGAGCTGGAAGACAAGTTCGAGAACATGGGCGCCCAGATGGTCAAGGAAGTCGCCTCCAAGACTTCCGACGTCGCCGGTGACGGCACCACCACCGCTACCGTTCTGGCCCAGGCCATCTTCACCGAAGGCGTGAAGCTGGTTGCCGCCGGACGCTCCCCCATGTCCATCAAGCGCGGTATCGACAAGGCCGTCGAAGCCATCGTCGAAGACCTCGAAAAGGTCGCCAAGCCCACCCGCGATCAGAAAGAAATCGCCCAGGTCGGCACCATCTCCGCCAACAACGACGCCACCATCGGCAACATCATCGCCGAGGCCATGAACAAGGTCGGCAAGGAAGGCGTCATCACGGTCGAGGAAGCCAAGGGTCTCGAAACCACCTTGGACGTCGTCGAGGGAATGCAGTTCGACCGCGGCTACCTCTCCCCCTACTTCGTCACCAACACCGAGCGCATGACCTGCGAAATGGAAGAGCCCCTCATTCTCATCAACGAGAAGAAGGTCTCCAACATGAAGGAACTGCTGCCCGTGCTGGAGCAGTGCGCCAAGATGTCCAAGCCCCTGGTCATCATCGCCGAAGACATCGAAGGCGAAGCCCTGGCCACCCTCGTGGTCAACAAGCTGCGCGGCACCCTGAACGTCGTCGCCGTCAAGGCTCCCGGCTTCGGTGAACGCCGCAAGGCCATGCTGAAGGATATCGCCACCCTGACCGGCGGCCAGGTCGTTTCCGAAGACCTGGGCATCAAGCTGGAAAACCTGACCGTCAATGACCTCGGTTCCTGCAAGCGCATCGTCGTTGACAAGGAAACCACCGTCATCGTCGACGGCGCCGGCAAGGCCGCCGAAATCAAGGGCCGCATCCAGCAGATCCGCGCCGAGATCGCCGACTCCACCTCCGACTACGATCGCGAGAAGCTCCAGGAGCGTCTGGCCAAGATCGTGGGCGGCGTGGCCGTCATCAACGTCGGTGCCGCCACCGAGACCGAGATGAAGGAGAAGAAGGCCCGCGTGGAAGACGCTCTGAACGCCACCCGCGCGGCTGTCGAGGAAGGCATCGTGCCCGGCGGCGGCGTGGTCCTGGCCCGTGCAGGCAAGGCCGCTCTCAAGGTCAAGGCTGCCGATGACGACGAGCAGGCCGGTATCAACATCATCGCCCGCGCCGTGGAAGAGCCGCTGCGCCAGATCGCTGCCAACGCCGGTCTGGAAGGCTCCATCGTTGTCGAGAAGATCAAGGAAGGCAAGGCCGGTTTCGGCTACAACGCCGCCACCGACAACTACGAAGACCTCATCAAGGCCGGTGTCATCGACCCGAAGAAGGTCACCCGCACCGCTCTGCAGAACGCCGCTTCCGTGGCCGGTCTGCTGCTGACCACCGAGTGCGCCATCGCCGACAAGCCCGAGAAGAATGACGCTCCCGCCGGTATGCCCGGCGGCATGGGCGGCATGGGTGGCATGGGCGGCATGGGCGGCATGTACTAAGCCTCCCGGCGCTTTCAGCCCAGCTTACAAAACCCGGCCCCGATCCGCATGGATCGGGGCCGTTTTTTTGAGACCTATATATTCCCCCGCGCCGAAGGCGCATACCGGGATGCAAGGGTGCGAGCCCTTGCCCGCCGGAGGCTAAATCACCCGGCTATTGCCGCGAAGCGGCCTTCAACGCCTGATGTTCCTCTTCAAACAGTAAAAGCGTCGATGGCACATACACCGATCGCGAAAGGACGCCGATTGTCCCGGCGCGTCCCTATTTGGTCTCTCCGCAAAGCTCTTTGGGAGCAGGAACACATTGCTGCCGCCTGAGACTCCATGTCTGGCAGTCCGGGCAGGGAACCGGCGCGACCCACTCGGGGCAATCGAAATCCGCGGTCCGGGCATTCGGGCCAATGGCGGAACTCGCCCGCTCCAGGCAATCCCGGCAGCACATGAGAGCCTTGAGGCCTTCCAGCGATTCACATTTCCTGGTGCAGGCGACGTAGCCGTCGAGAACGGCCCGCTCCTCCTCCGAAGAAAACGCTTCGGCGCAACAGTTGATGCACTCGGCATCGCCGGGCCGACATCCGGACAGACAGACCGTCAGCGGCCCGGACTCGGCCAGTGCGGACGGAGCCGGGCCGCATATGGCCAATAATCCGATCAACGCGGCCAAAAACGTAATCAGTGACTTGCGCATGACGCACCCTCCTTCATTGCGGGTTTGGGTGCAGCATACAACACGAACCTGTCCAAAAACAGGTTTTCGCACAGATTATAACATTCCCGTTCCTAACCGACCTTTCGGAATGCGCGGACTACTTCGAGGAATTTCTGCAATATTGCGGATTGATTTGTTTTTTTCCAAAGAGCGGTAATCTCCCACTGGGGCAGATCGCCGGAAAGCGGCTTGAAGACCACACCGTTCCGTCCGCCCGACGCGCTGGAAGCGGGCACTAGGGCGCAGCCCAGGCCGGTGGCGACCAAGGCCACGGTGGATTGCTCGGTATTCACTTCCTGAACGATGTTGGGCATGAACCCAGCCTTGTGGAAGGAGCCTACCAGCGACCGGTACAGGGCGGGCTGCGCGATACGCTGGTTGAAGATGAGCGGCTGGCCTTCGAGGTCGGTTATATCCAGAGCCTCCCGTTCTGCGAAGGGATGTCCGTCCGGCACAGCCAGGACATACGGCTCACGCAGGAACAGCAGGGAATTGAGCCCGCCGGTGTCGTGGCCGAACAACCGGACAAAGGCGATATCGATGCGGTCGCCGCGCAGAAGCGGCAATTGCTCCGAGGTGGATTGCGCCGAAAAATCCAAGCGGATGCGCTGGTTGCGTTCCCGGAAGGCTCGGATCGCCATGGGCAGCATGGAGAGCGACGCAGGACCGATGAACCCCACGCGCAACTGGCCCTCCAACCCCTTGGCCATATCCTGAACGCAGACGACCGCCTCGGCCAGCCTGTCGCGGACGTCCTTGCACCGCTTGAGAAATTCCTTGCCCTCCGGGGTCAGTGACACCCTCCGGCTGGTCCGCTCAAGGAGCGTGACGCCTAGCTCGTCCTCAAGACGCTTGATCTGCTGCGACAGCGGAGGCTGGGCGATATGGCACCGTTCGGCGGCCCGGCCAAAATGCAGTTCCTCGGCCACGGCGATGAAATAGTTGATCTGTCTCAATTCCATTATTCAGACCTAATCCATATTAATCTTCGTGTAAATATGTATTGGACATATTAATGACACATTTCTACCGTGGCTCCAACGCAAAGGAGGCACGATATGCAGAACGGTTCGCGTATCAAGACATTTTTCATGGCGTTCATCCTCATCTCCATCCTGCCGGGAACGGTCCTCCCAGCACTTGGGGGCGAGGAAGGACAAACGATCTGCTCCGACCTGCCGGGCTCCGCCGGGCTGGTCCTGGACGGACGAGGCAATGCCTACACTGCGGACTGCGCGGCAAACGAAGTGCTGTGCGTTCCGCCAAACGGCGACCCGGTGGTCTACGCCAGGGTGGAAGCGCCCACGGCCCTCGCCATTGACCGGACGCGCATGGTTTTCGTGGGCACGGCTTCCGGCTTGATCTTCATGATCGCCGCCGACGGCGCGGTCAAGCGAACGTATGACTGCGGCAGCCCGGTCTCCGGCCTGAGCTTCGACCGTGACGGCAATCTTCTCGCGGCCACGGGCAAGGGATCGATCCTACGGCTGGCCCGCAAAAATCTCAACGTCCCGAACTAGCCTCCACCAAACCGGACGGGACCAGGGCGTGCCTGATGAGCGTTCCCGGTCCCGCCCGCATTCTTCACGCGCACCGGCTCCGGACGGCGCAAAGCATCCGCGAAAAAAAGCCCCTCGATCGGGGGGGGGGAAAATGGGCAGGGCCGGCCTAGAAATTCAGGTCGTGCGTTTTTTTCACGGCGCGGCCCTTGGAAGAGGCGAATATCTTGGGCTCGGCCTGCTTCATGAGCGCGGCCGCTTCGGAGTTGAGCGGATTGCGGTCCCGGGCGGCCTTGGCGTTGTTGAAGACCTCTCCCCACTCCCTCTTGGTCAGGTACAGCTTGGCCAGACGCAGGTAGAGGTTCTCGCCGGGGCCGAGCCAGCGCATGGCGTCCTTGATGGCGGCTATGGCCTTGTCCACCTCATGCATTCCCTCGTAACAGAGGATGAGCGCATTGTGGGCGCGCACGTCGTTGTTCTGGATTTCCAGGGCCCTGTTCAGGTAGGGCACGGCCTCGGCAAAAAGGCCGAAGGCGGCCATGCGGTTGCCGATATCCGAATGAATGCCGTCGATATCCTGAAAATACTCGGCGATCTTGCTGTAGAGCTTGCGGGCTTCAAGCGGCTGACCCGCCCGAATGAGCCGCGCGGCCTTGATGAGGTTGTCGTCCAGCACGGCCAGACGCTTGCGCAGCTTGGCCACACGGGCCTTTTCCATGGCTTCCCCGAGTTTGCGGTGCAGCCGCATGAGGGTCTGGAAAAACGCCTTTTCCCTACCCTTCCGATACGTGAGGCCGTCCGGAAATAGCTTCTGAATCATCTTCATCTTGTTCAGGTCGCGCAAAGCCTCGTCCAGATGGGCCTGAATCTCATACTTTTCCACCCCGTAGACTTGGCTGGTGACCATTCCCCGAATGGCGTTGGCCAGGCACTTGAGGGTCCGCAGGTAATCGTTTTTCTTTGCGTAGGCGCGGGCGCGCGCGATGTCTTCGCGGATTTCCTTGGCGGTCATGGGGCTTCCTGACATGGCTTCCTTCGTTTCGGGAAAAGCGGTAAGCAACTTCCGTAAATTAATACAGCCACGGGAAATAGGCAAGCACGCTCCCGATTATCCCGCATTTCCGAGCCTCTAGGCGACACTCAGCCGCCTCCGGTTGACGACCGGAGACGAATCCGTATAGCGTAATCATTCAACGCGATCCGTCTCAGCCCCGGGAGGGCTTCATGAACATCTATCTCGTCATCATCATCGGTTCCCTGATTGCGGCCTGGTTTCTGGGCATGTTGTCCGACAGGCTTTCCGCCAAGGCCATGCAGCCGACACCGCCCGAGGAACTGTCCGATGTCTTCGACGAAAAAACCTATGCCGAATCACGGGCCTACACCTTGGAATCCATGAAATTCTCCACGGTGTCCGAAACCTGCAACACCGTTGTGCTGGTGGCCGCAATCCTGTTCGGCGGTTTCAATCTCCTGGACCTGATCGCGCGCGCCGCCGATGTCGGCCCCATTCCTACCGGCCTCCTGTTCATCGGCGGGCTGGCATTGATCGCGGGCCTCATCGGTCTGCCTTTCGAAACGTATCATACCTTTATTCTGGAAAAACGGTTCGGGTTCAATACCACCACCGTTTCCACCTTCATCATGGACAGAATCAAAGGCATCGTCCTGACCGCGCTCATCGGCGGAGCGCTTGTGGCGGGCATCCTGCTCTTCCTGCGCGAGACCGGCTCCTACGCCTGGCTCCTGTGCTGGGGGTTCGCGGTGATCCTCTCCCTGGGGCTGACCTATGTGGCGCCCACCTGGATTCTGCCGCTGTTCAACAAGTTCACCCCCCTGGAAGACGGCGAACTGCGCGACAAACTCGAAGCCTTCGCCGACAAGGCCGGGTTCGAGCTGTCCGGCATCTTCGTCATGGACGGTTCCAAACGGTCCACCAAGGGCAACGCCTTTTTCACGGGATTCGGCAAACGGCGGCGTATCGCCCTGTTCGACACGCTCATCAAGGAAATGAGCGCCGACGAGATCGTGGCCGTGCTGGCCCATGAGGTGGGCCACGCCAAGCTCGGACACATCAAGAAAGGTCTCGCCTTGGGCATCCTCAAGACCGGGGTGATCTTCTACCTCATGTCCCTGTTCCTGGAATCCGAAGGACTGTTCGCGGCCTTCGGCATGGAGCACCAGTCGCTATACGCGGGGCTGGTCTTCTTCGTCCTGCTCTACACCCCGCTTTCCCTGGCCCTTTCCATCGCGGCTAACCGGCTCTCCCGCAAGCACGAATTCGAAGCCGACGCTTTCTCGGCCCGGACCACGGGCCGCCCGGACACCCTGATCTCGGCCCTGAAAAAGATGTCCGCCTCCCACCTCTCCAATCCGACCCCGCATCCGCTCACGGTCTGGCTCGAATACAGCCACCCTCCGGTTCTCGCCCGCATCAAGGCGTTGGCCGCCGTGAACACGCAGCCCCGATAAGACGAGAAAAAGCCGCCTCGCATCCCGCGAAGCGGCACCAAATAGTTTAGGGAAAAGAGAGGATGGGGGCCGGAGGCTTCCCGCGCCCCCCTTGCACCGGGCTCCGCGCTACCCCGCGGCACGGGCGGCCACGAGAGCGGCCTCCTCGCCTTTGCCCTGCGCTTCGAGGGCTTCGACGAGGGTTTCCCAGTAGGCCTTGACGCCGGGGGCCAATGCCGAGGACTGGCGGGCCAGGACTTCGGCGATCTGCGGGTCTTCGCCCTGGTCGAGATAAAGCTTGGCGAGCATGTGCATGGCCTGATGGTCGTTGTGGTCGGCGTTGAGCGCCAGATGGAGATATTCGCGGGTCCCCTCGATGTCTCCCAGACGATACGCCACACGGGCCAGGGGCCGGAGGACCATGCGTTCGCCGCCGGGCTGTTCCGCGGCCTTTCTGTAGAGATTCCCGGCCTTCTTGAGATGATTGGCCTTCTCCTCGATGGAGCCGAGCCGCATGAGGGAATAGACATGCCCCGGCTCCGCCTTGAGGCACTGGCGGTACGCCTTTTCCGCACTCTCAAGGTCGCCGAGACGATGATTCGCCCACCCGAGGTTGTAGAGAGCGAGGATATCCTTCTTATCCAGCTCCACCACCCGCTCGAACTCATGGCGGGCCTCTTCGAACTTGCCGAGCTGGGCATAGCAGATGCCGAGCGAATTGCGGGCCAGCAGGTTGTTGTCGTCGTCGAGCAGGGCGAGCTTGAATTCCTCGATGGCGCCGTAGATGTCGCCATCCATAAAACGGCGGTCGGCAGAGAGATTGAGGGAAATGGAATCGAAAACGGCCACGCGGGGGTCGGGCAAAAGCAGGGCGTGCTCCAAGGCCTTGCGGCAATTTTCGAGCATGTCCGCCCGATCGAAATTGAGGAACGGGAAACGCGAGGAGCCCACGGCGAGCTTGAGGCCGAAGGTTCTGAGGGCGACCTTTTCAAGTTCCAGGGACCGGTCCATGAGAGTCTGCCGGTCCACGCCCTCCGTGAAGAAAATCATGCCGTTGAGACCGAAACGGCCGCCGGTTGCCGAGTCGCCGAACACGCCCTTGGCGAGTCTGGCCACGTCACGGGCCATGTGATCCATGCCATCCTGATAGCGGTCGCCCTCCTCGGGCTGATCCAGTATGCGGATGAGCGAAAGGCCGAAGGCCTCCGGCTTGAGGCGGGCCTTGGAAAACCAGGAAACGAATTCGCCATAGCGGAGGAGCTGGGTCGCGCCGTCGTGGCTCGGCATGGACTCGTCGCGAATCTCCTGCTCGGGGGAGAACAGGCTCTCGTCGCCCTCGATGAGATTGAGCCGGTCGCCGGGCTCCACGGACCAAGCCGCGTCCCCGAGATGCAGGGCCTCGGCAAAGGCGATGTCATCCTGAACTTCCACCAGCACCACCTCGCCCTTGTACATGGCCGGATAGCGGCCGGAAATACGTTCGTCCTCGGTCAGGGAAGCGGAAGCGACCCCGCCGGACTTGGGTGAACGGACCAGAAAACGCTGGCCCACCTTGGCCCCCGACGCCTCGCCAAGGGAGACGACCATGCGGTTCATGGGCAGGATTTCGAGGACCCGGCCGCCCTTGGACAGGATGTCGGCATAACCGAATACCCGGTTGCGGCCCTGATCCTTGGCCACGGCCACGCCCTTGCGCGCCTTGCGGACGATCATGCGGGCCTGCTCGGAAGGAGTGCGCCGGAACTGCGCGCCCTCCAGGCCCTGCGGATAACAGACATACCCCAGGCTGCCGGTGACGGTAATGGTGTCGTTGGTGATGTCATCGGTGAAGGAGAGCTTGCTCAGCCCCGAGCGAATGACCTCGGAAAGCTGGAAACACGCGTGGGGCTTGGCATCGGGCACCAGGATGGCGAACTTGTCGTTGGCGAAGCGCGACACGGTGGTGTACTTGGGGCAAACCAGATGGAGCAGCCGCCCCACTTCGCCCAGGATATCGTCGCCCTTGAGGTAGCCGTACCGTTCATTTATGGGCTGGAACGTGTCCAGATCAAGGAAGATGACCCCGAACGTGCCGGAAAAGGTGATTTCCGGTTCGCGGGCCTCCACGGCCGCCCGGCAACTGCCCGCGGCCAGGCAGTCCTGAACCTGCTCAATGGCCTGCTCCAGCTCCTCGAAAAAAAAATTCCGCGAATACAGGCCGGTAAGAGGATCGGTCACGGCCTTTTTGTACAGGGCCAGCTTTTCGAGCACGGACGAAGCCAGCGCCATGAGATACTTGGGGGCCGTGGACGGGGCTTTGAGCCGCACGCCCTTGGCGATGAAATAGCACATCATCTCGCCCTTGAAGACCATGGGCAGGATCAGTTCGTTGTCTTCGCGGCGGAACTCGGGATCGGGAATGACATCCGACCGTTCCCGGGGGAAGAACAGGCTGTAGGAGGAAAAGGGAACGAACTCCGCCATGCAATCCTTGATGGTGTGCTCGAAGTCGATCAGCTCCTGGGGAGTGAGCGACGTGGCCCGGTCCGAGAAGATGTCCTTATTTGTCCTCATAATATGGCAGGGTACTACGGGGGCTGTTTTTTCACAAACAAAAGTTTGGGGATTCGAGTGTGACAACTCCCGTTTTTACTTCCCTTTCCGCCCTTCTTCGAGCAACTATATCAATGTATCCAGATATAAACATTTTGTTTGACTCCCGACTTCAAATCTGTCAGGTGTTCACCAAGATTCGAGGCAAACCATGAAAATCATCACAAATCCGACTGAATTGCAGCGCCAATGCCTGGCTTGGCGCAAGCAGGGCCTTTCCATCGGTCTCGTTCCGACCATGGGCTACCTGCATAATGGACACACCTCCCTCATCGACCGGGCGCGGCCCGAGTGCGACAGGCTGGTGATTTCCGTCTTCGTCAACCCGGCCCAGTTCGGCGCGAACGAAGACCTCTCCTCCTATCCCCGCGACTTCGAGAGCGACTGCGCCAAGGCCGAAGCCCACGGCGCGGACCTCGTATTCGCCCCCGAACCGGGAGCCATGTACGCGGACAACCACGCCACCTGGGTGGAAGCGCCGAAACTCGGCGAACACCTCTGCGGCGCAAGCCGGCCCGTCCATTTCCGGGGTGTATGCACGGTGGTGACCAAGCTGTTCATGCTCACCCAGGCCGAAACGGCCGTGTTCGGCGAAAAGGACTGGCAGCAACTCGCCATCCTCCGCCGCCTGGTCCGCGACCTGAACATCCCGATCCGACTCATCGGCCATCCCATCGTCCGCGAAGAGGACGGCCTGGCCCTGAGTTCCCGCAACGCCTACCTGACCGGCGTCGAGCGCGCAG is part of the Desulfovibrio sp. Fe33 genome and harbors:
- a CDS encoding bacteriohemerythrin yields the protein MSAKSKPAGYPPIMALGIPEIDEQHETFFAMLGRIDTVSPDMYRQLDDDETDNMLDIMSDLKDFAMQHFSFEENLMDEADYPGLDGQQDSHERFLDDITRLEAELMNGTSVPPVKLHGFLADWFAEHVREMDLPFAEFRKKSAE
- the groES gene encoding co-chaperone GroES codes for the protein MKLKPLNDRVLVKRLETEEKTAGGIYIPDSAKEKPMKGEVVAVGPGKLDEAGKRVNTTVKAGDLVLFAKYAGTEISIDGEEHLVMREDDILAIVE
- the groL gene encoding chaperonin GroEL (60 kDa chaperone family; promotes refolding of misfolded polypeptides especially under stressful conditions; forms two stacked rings of heptamers to form a barrel-shaped 14mer; ends can be capped by GroES; misfolded proteins enter the barrel where they are refolded when GroES binds) → MAKDILFDAKAREKLKAGVDKLANAVKVTLGPKGRNVVMEKSFGSPVITKDGVSVAKEIELEDKFENMGAQMVKEVASKTSDVAGDGTTTATVLAQAIFTEGVKLVAAGRSPMSIKRGIDKAVEAIVEDLEKVAKPTRDQKEIAQVGTISANNDATIGNIIAEAMNKVGKEGVITVEEAKGLETTLDVVEGMQFDRGYLSPYFVTNTERMTCEMEEPLILINEKKVSNMKELLPVLEQCAKMSKPLVIIAEDIEGEALATLVVNKLRGTLNVVAVKAPGFGERRKAMLKDIATLTGGQVVSEDLGIKLENLTVNDLGSCKRIVVDKETTVIVDGAGKAAEIKGRIQQIRAEIADSTSDYDREKLQERLAKIVGGVAVINVGAATETEMKEKKARVEDALNATRAAVEEGIVPGGGVVLARAGKAALKVKAADDDEQAGINIIARAVEEPLRQIAANAGLEGSIVVEKIKEGKAGFGYNAATDNYEDLIKAGVIDPKKVTRTALQNAASVAGLLLTTECAIADKPEKNDAPAGMPGGMGGMGGMGGMGGMY
- a CDS encoding LysR family transcriptional regulator, which produces MELRQINYFIAVAEELHFGRAAERCHIAQPPLSQQIKRLEDELGVTLLERTSRRVSLTPEGKEFLKRCKDVRDRLAEAVVCVQDMAKGLEGQLRVGFIGPASLSMLPMAIRAFRERNQRIRLDFSAQSTSEQLPLLRGDRIDIAFVRLFGHDTGGLNSLLFLREPYVLAVPDGHPFAEREALDITDLEGQPLIFNQRIAQPALYRSLVGSFHKAGFMPNIVQEVNTEQSTVALVATGLGCALVPASSASGGRNGVVFKPLSGDLPQWEITALWKKTNQSAILQKFLEVVRAFRKVG
- a CDS encoding M48 family metallopeptidase, translating into MNIYLVIIIGSLIAAWFLGMLSDRLSAKAMQPTPPEELSDVFDEKTYAESRAYTLESMKFSTVSETCNTVVLVAAILFGGFNLLDLIARAADVGPIPTGLLFIGGLALIAGLIGLPFETYHTFILEKRFGFNTTTVSTFIMDRIKGIVLTALIGGALVAGILLFLRETGSYAWLLCWGFAVILSLGLTYVAPTWILPLFNKFTPLEDGELRDKLEAFADKAGFELSGIFVMDGSKRSTKGNAFFTGFGKRRRIALFDTLIKEMSADEIVAVLAHEVGHAKLGHIKKGLALGILKTGVIFYLMSLFLESEGLFAAFGMEHQSLYAGLVFFVLLYTPLSLALSIAANRLSRKHEFEADAFSARTTGRPDTLISALKKMSASHLSNPTPHPLTVWLEYSHPPVLARIKALAAVNTQPR
- a CDS encoding tetratricopeptide repeat-containing diguanylate cyclase; its protein translation is MRTNKDIFSDRATSLTPQELIDFEHTIKDCMAEFVPFSSYSLFFPRERSDVIPDPEFRREDNELILPMVFKGEMMCYFIAKGVRLKAPSTAPKYLMALASSVLEKLALYKKAVTDPLTGLYSRNFFFEELEQAIEQVQDCLAAGSCRAAVEAREPEITFSGTFGVIFLDLDTFQPINERYGYLKGDDILGEVGRLLHLVCPKYTTVSRFANDKFAILVPDAKPHACFQLSEVIRSGLSKLSFTDDITNDTITVTGSLGYVCYPQGLEGAQFRRTPSEQARMIVRKARKGVAVAKDQGRNRVFGYADILSKGGRVLEILPMNRMVVSLGEASGAKVGQRFLVRSPKSGGVASASLTEDERISGRYPAMYKGEVVLVEVQDDIAFAEALHLGDAAWSVEPGDRLNLIEGDESLFSPEQEIRDESMPSHDGATQLLRYGEFVSWFSKARLKPEAFGLSLIRILDQPEEGDRYQDGMDHMARDVARLAKGVFGDSATGGRFGLNGMIFFTEGVDRQTLMDRSLELEKVALRTFGLKLAVGSSRFPFLNFDRADMLENCRKALEHALLLPDPRVAVFDSISLNLSADRRFMDGDIYGAIEEFKLALLDDDNNLLARNSLGICYAQLGKFEEARHEFERVVELDKKDILALYNLGWANHRLGDLESAEKAYRQCLKAEPGHVYSLMRLGSIEEKANHLKKAGNLYRKAAEQPGGERMVLRPLARVAYRLGDIEGTREYLHLALNADHNDHQAMHMLAKLYLDQGEDPQIAEVLARQSSALAPGVKAYWETLVEALEAQGKGEEAALVAARAAG
- the panC gene encoding pantoate--beta-alanine ligase, translated to MKIITNPTELQRQCLAWRKQGLSIGLVPTMGYLHNGHTSLIDRARPECDRLVISVFVNPAQFGANEDLSSYPRDFESDCAKAEAHGADLVFAPEPGAMYADNHATWVEAPKLGEHLCGASRPVHFRGVCTVVTKLFMLTQAETAVFGEKDWQQLAILRRLVRDLNIPIRLIGHPIVREEDGLALSSRNAYLTGVERAAAPNIRKGLLKLAGKVREGERDAETLKRFLTEEYAAALPMGVVDYIEIVDPDEISPVETIARNALAAVAVQMGKARLIDNILLEV